A stretch of the Gammaproteobacteria bacterium genome encodes the following:
- the pcnB gene encoding polynucleotide adenylyltransferase PcnB, with amino-acid sequence MRRVFAKEDSVKSSLPQVISRDHHTISRSNISANALKVLYRLNSAGYEAYLVGGGVRDLLLGREPKDFDVATDASPEEVKRVFRNCRLIGRRFRLAHIYFGREIIEVATFRGDGSGDRRSKDGLLVRDNVYGTLEEDAWRRDFTINSLYYEVKNFSVIDHVGAMADLEAGRLSIIGDAVERYREDPVRMLRAIRFSSKLGFIIDEETSKPIFECAPLMETVSSARLFDEMCKLFLHGYALNTYEQLRHYGLFYYLFPQVERSLEQQESDYPKTFIARGLENTDIRVSENRPVIPAFLLAILLWEPVRTLVAQKGKQGMRPMQAYQEAADEVISLQVKSISMPRRISLQVKEIWIMQAKLSIRRGSKVFELLESNRFRAAFDFLQLRHQSGEEVAELYEWWNSFHQTSRDEQESMLSQLRKREGPAGGRRRRNPYRRRRPSSETKNE; translated from the coding sequence ATGCGACGAGTTTTTGCTAAGGAAGATAGTGTTAAATCTTCACTTCCCCAAGTTATCTCACGCGATCACCACACCATATCAAGATCCAATATCAGCGCAAATGCACTAAAAGTTCTCTATCGACTCAACTCGGCGGGGTATGAGGCCTACTTAGTGGGCGGCGGGGTGCGCGATCTGCTATTAGGGCGTGAGCCGAAAGATTTTGATGTTGCCACCGACGCAAGCCCGGAAGAGGTGAAACGTGTGTTTCGAAACTGCCGCTTAATTGGGCGGCGCTTTCGTCTGGCGCACATCTACTTTGGCCGGGAGATTATTGAGGTGGCGACTTTCCGGGGCGACGGGAGTGGTGACCGCCGAAGCAAAGATGGCTTGCTGGTCCGAGATAATGTCTACGGTACTCTAGAAGAGGATGCTTGGCGTCGAGATTTCACAATTAACTCTCTCTACTATGAAGTGAAAAACTTTTCGGTGATTGATCATGTGGGCGCGATGGCTGATCTTGAGGCGGGTCGTTTATCTATTATTGGGGATGCAGTAGAGCGTTATCGGGAAGACCCCGTCAGAATGCTGCGCGCCATTCGTTTCTCCAGCAAGCTCGGCTTTATTATCGATGAAGAGACATCAAAACCTATTTTTGAGTGTGCTCCTCTGATGGAAACGGTCTCATCTGCCCGTCTGTTTGATGAAATGTGTAAACTCTTTCTGCATGGCTATGCGCTCAATACATATGAACAGCTTCGTCACTATGGGCTTTTCTATTATCTTTTCCCACAGGTTGAGCGCTCACTCGAACAGCAGGAGAGTGACTACCCCAAGACATTTATCGCCCGTGGCCTGGAAAATACTGATATTCGGGTTTCTGAAAACAGGCCAGTTATCCCCGCGTTTTTACTGGCCATACTACTCTGGGAACCTGTTCGTACACTTGTGGCACAAAAAGGTAAGCAAGGAATGCGGCCAATGCAAGCTTATCAGGAAGCCGCTGATGAGGTGATTAGTCTACAGGTCAAGTCAATCTCGATGCCACGCCGAATTTCCCTGCAAGTTAAGGAAATTTGGATCATGCAGGCCAAGCTTTCAATACGACGTGGCAGTAAGGTGTTTGAACTGCTTGAAAGCAACCGCTTCCGTGCCGCGTTTGATTTTTTACAACTGCGGCACCAGAGTGGAGAAGAGGTGGCCGAGCTCTACGAGTGGTGGAATAGCTTTCATCAGACCAGCCGCGATGAGCAAGAGAGCATGTTAAGCCAGCTTCGTAAGCGAGAGGGGCCTGCGGGTGGTCGCCGCCGTCGCAACCCTTACCGGCGGCGCCGACCGTCAAGTGAAACAAAAAATGAGTAA
- a CDS encoding YgiQ family radical SAM protein → MQPAKNIFSYRQYWAKRFGTAPYLPLSRQQMDELGWDSCDIILVTGDAYVDHPSFGMAVIGRVLEAQGFRVGIISQPDWHRKEAFAELGKPNLFFGVTAGNMDSMVNRYTSDRRIRSNDAYTPKGEGGLRPDRATIIYTQRCREAFKGVPVVIGGIEASLRRIAHFDYWSEKVRRSILFDAKADLLVYGNAERQIVEIAHRLAAHEPVSELTNIRGTAFIVNNQHLPDGWSEMSADEIDTGDQPTPQANPYSAEPPCDNTRTVASSEKKVITLHRRPKLDRSRTVVRLPSYEGVKRDKELYAHASRILHLETNPGNARALRQHHGDKDIWLNPPPIPLSTAELDAIYDLPFSRRPHPDYRDDNIPAYEMIRFSVAIMRGCFGGCTFCSITEHEGRIIQSRSEESIIREIEVMRDSVPGFTGMVSDLGGPTANMYRLACKSEKIESACRRLSCVHPAICENLNTDHAPLVKLYKRARALPGIKKILIASGLRYDLAVRSPEYVEELATHHVGGYLKIAPEHTESEALSKMMKPGIGSYYRFKEMFDKYSKAAGKEQYLIPYFIAAHPGTTTEDMLNLAIWLKQNGYRADQVQAFLPSPMALATAMWHSERNPLKKITRSSEKVFVPRGLKIRRLHKAFLRYHDANNWPLLREALKQMGRAELIGNGKKHLVPNWQPIGTGEQPQGKRGNHNKGRTFTTQQTHGRPSSTQQPKGNFSRKTKGQAVKRVTRTKK, encoded by the coding sequence ATGCAACCTGCCAAAAATATATTCTCTTACCGCCAATATTGGGCCAAACGCTTTGGTACCGCACCCTACCTGCCCCTCTCCCGCCAACAGATGGACGAGTTGGGATGGGATAGCTGCGATATTATTCTGGTAACCGGTGATGCTTATGTGGACCACCCAAGCTTTGGCATGGCTGTTATTGGGCGCGTGCTTGAAGCTCAGGGCTTTCGTGTCGGCATCATCTCTCAGCCAGATTGGCATCGTAAAGAGGCCTTTGCCGAACTGGGAAAGCCCAACCTGTTTTTTGGGGTGACTGCGGGCAATATGGATTCAATGGTCAACCGCTATACTTCTGATCGCCGTATTCGCTCCAATGATGCCTATACCCCCAAAGGAGAAGGTGGTTTGCGCCCGGACCGTGCGACGATCATCTACACGCAACGCTGCCGAGAAGCCTTTAAAGGGGTACCGGTAGTCATTGGCGGTATTGAGGCGAGCCTGCGGCGTATTGCTCACTTTGACTACTGGTCGGAAAAGGTACGCCGCTCCATCCTTTTTGATGCAAAAGCCGATTTGCTGGTGTATGGCAATGCTGAACGCCAAATTGTAGAAATTGCACACCGACTGGCTGCCCACGAGCCAGTATCCGAGCTAACCAATATTCGGGGTACCGCTTTTATTGTTAACAACCAGCATCTACCGGATGGCTGGAGCGAGATGTCAGCCGATGAGATCGACACAGGTGACCAGCCCACCCCTCAGGCCAACCCATACTCAGCAGAGCCGCCCTGTGACAATACACGCACCGTAGCGAGCAGCGAGAAGAAGGTAATCACCTTACATCGTCGCCCCAAGCTTGACCGTAGCCGAACCGTAGTGCGGCTACCCAGCTATGAAGGGGTAAAGCGTGACAAAGAGCTCTATGCCCACGCTTCGCGTATTTTGCACCTAGAGACCAACCCCGGCAATGCCCGCGCCTTGCGCCAACACCATGGCGATAAAGATATTTGGTTAAACCCACCCCCAATTCCACTCTCCACAGCGGAGCTGGATGCTATCTATGACCTTCCCTTTAGCCGCCGACCGCACCCCGACTATCGAGATGACAATATTCCCGCCTATGAGATGATCCGCTTCTCAGTGGCGATTATGCGGGGCTGTTTTGGCGGCTGCACCTTCTGCTCGATCACTGAGCATGAGGGGCGCATTATTCAAAGTCGCTCAGAGGAGTCGATTATTCGGGAGATTGAAGTGATGCGAGATAGCGTGCCGGGCTTTACCGGTATGGTTTCCGACCTAGGTGGTCCCACCGCGAATATGTACCGCCTGGCCTGCAAGAGTGAGAAGATAGAATCAGCCTGCCGCCGCCTCTCATGTGTCCACCCTGCTATTTGCGAAAACCTGAATACAGACCATGCACCGCTAGTAAAACTCTATAAGCGCGCCCGCGCGCTCCCCGGCATCAAGAAAATCCTGATCGCTTCAGGGTTGCGTTATGACTTAGCCGTTCGCTCCCCTGAGTATGTAGAAGAGCTGGCCACACATCATGTGGGAGGTTACCTTAAGATTGCACCAGAACACACTGAATCTGAAGCACTTTCAAAAATGATGAAGCCTGGAATAGGTAGCTACTACCGCTTTAAGGAGATGTTTGACAAATACTCCAAAGCAGCCGGTAAAGAGCAGTATCTGATCCCCTATTTCATTGCGGCTCATCCGGGCACAACCACTGAAGATATGTTAAACCTTGCAATATGGCTGAAACAAAACGGCTACCGAGCCGACCAAGTTCAAGCGTTTTTGCCCTCACCCATGGCGCTGGCCACCGCCATGTGGCACAGCGAACGCAATCCACTCAAGAAGATAACACGGAGTAGCGAAAAGGTTTTTGTGCCGCGGGGCTTAAAGATTCGTCGCTTACATAAGGCTTTTTTGCGCTACCACGATGCGAATAATTGGCCACTGCTGCGGGAAGCATTGAAACAGATGGGGCGAGCTGAACTCATCGGTAACGGAAAAAAACATCTAGTTCCAAACTGGCAGCCCATCGGTACTGGCGAGCAGCCACAAGGCAAACGTGGGAACCACAATAAAGGGCGAACATTTACCACCCAGCAGACCCACGGCAGGCCGAGTTCTACTCAGCAACCAAAGGGTAATTTTTCACGAAAAACAAAGGGCCAAGCTGTAAAACGAGTGACGCGGACAAAAAAATAG
- a CDS encoding DUF6164 family protein, which translates to MATLFFKLKGVPESEADEIRQLLDEHEISFYETPPSIWQVSMEAIWLRNDEQLEQAKQLLAEYQEQLSMRIKSEYAELEKQGKAPSLWGRFKEDPMQFIVFSLIIAFVIYLSIIPLSSLSFD; encoded by the coding sequence ATGGCAACACTGTTTTTCAAACTCAAAGGCGTGCCCGAGAGCGAGGCGGATGAGATCCGCCAGTTACTGGATGAACATGAAATTTCATTTTATGAGACGCCACCCAGTATATGGCAAGTATCGATGGAAGCGATCTGGCTACGCAATGATGAGCAGCTCGAGCAGGCAAAACAGCTACTGGCCGAGTATCAGGAGCAGCTTTCAATGCGAATAAAAAGTGAGTATGCCGAGCTGGAAAAACAGGGGAAAGCCCCTAGTTTGTGGGGGCGATTTAAAGAGGATCCTATGCAGTTTATCGTCTTTTCGCTGATTATAGCCTTCGTTATTTATCTCTCAATCATCCCCCTCTCTTCTCTGAGTTTTGATTGA
- the panB gene encoding 3-methyl-2-oxobutanoate hydroxymethyltransferase yields MAMNSAITAQTLKQMKAKGERFSCLTAYDASFAQQIAAAGIEVQLVGDSLGMVIQGKESTLPVSMDEMIYHSRAVRRASGSSLVMVDMPFMSCTTPEQAVKNAGRLMKEGGAHMVKVEGGHMMLEAIRLLSAHGVPVCSHLGLLPQSVYKLGGYKVQGRDSETADRILADAIALEAAGADILLLECVPASLAKKITAAVTLPVIGIGAGVECDGQVLVVYDMLGITPGKRPKFSKNFLLDALDIPEALHNYAKAVKSATFPTEQQSF; encoded by the coding sequence ATGGCCATGAACTCAGCGATTACCGCACAAACGTTAAAACAGATGAAAGCTAAAGGAGAGCGCTTTAGCTGTTTAACCGCCTATGATGCCAGCTTTGCGCAGCAGATTGCCGCAGCGGGTATTGAAGTGCAGCTAGTGGGAGACTCACTGGGTATGGTGATCCAGGGGAAAGAGAGCACCCTACCGGTTTCAATGGATGAGATGATCTACCATAGCCGTGCTGTGCGTCGCGCCTCAGGGAGTAGCCTAGTGATGGTTGATATGCCATTTATGAGCTGTACAACGCCAGAGCAGGCAGTGAAAAATGCGGGTCGTCTGATGAAAGAGGGCGGGGCACACATGGTAAAAGTGGAGGGCGGTCACATGATGCTTGAGGCCATTCGTCTGTTATCTGCCCACGGGGTACCTGTTTGTAGTCACCTTGGCCTGTTGCCACAATCTGTCTATAAGCTGGGCGGCTATAAAGTGCAGGGGCGTGATAGTGAAACCGCCGATAGGATACTCGCCGATGCCATCGCACTGGAGGCTGCGGGAGCCGATATTCTGCTGTTAGAGTGTGTGCCCGCTTCATTGGCAAAAAAAATCACTGCGGCGGTCACCTTGCCAGTAATCGGTATTGGCGCAGGTGTTGAGTGTGATGGCCAGGTGCTGGTTGTTTATGACATGCTGGGTATTACACCGGGTAAACGGCCTAAATTTTCCAAAAACTTCCTGCTTGATGCCCTGGATATACCCGAAGCCTTGCACAATTATGCCAAGGCGGTAAAATCCGCCACTTTTCCAACAGAGCAACAGAGCTTTTAA
- the folK gene encoding 2-amino-4-hydroxy-6-hydroxymethyldihydropteridine diphosphokinase: protein MSNVFQVFIGLGSNLNQPVEQLKQAVATLTAAANLEGVKLSSFYSGKPMGPQDQPDYVNAVFQMETSLAPRPLLYLLQQVENGQGRIRERRWGERTLDLDILLYGERTVNLPELTIPHIGLSKRNFVLYPLHEIAPDLMIPQLGPLAELITACPQADLQRIEIA from the coding sequence ATGAGTAATGTTTTTCAGGTCTTTATTGGCCTGGGTAGCAACCTAAATCAACCCGTTGAACAGTTAAAACAAGCGGTTGCAACATTGACTGCTGCGGCTAATTTGGAAGGTGTAAAACTCTCCAGCTTTTATAGTGGCAAACCCATGGGGCCACAGGATCAGCCAGATTACGTTAATGCCGTTTTTCAAATGGAAACCTCTTTAGCACCACGCCCTCTTTTATACCTCCTGCAGCAGGTTGAAAACGGACAGGGGCGTATCCGAGAGCGCCGCTGGGGTGAGAGAACGCTGGATCTGGATATTCTGTTATATGGTGAGAGAACGGTTAACTTACCTGAACTGACCATCCCTCATATTGGCTTAAGCAAACGAAACTTCGTACTCTACCCGCTGCACGAGATTGCCCCCGATCTAATGATTCCACAGCTTGGCCCCCTGGCCGAGTTAATCACCGCCTGTCCCCAGGCAGACTTACAGCGAATAGAGATCGCCTAG
- a CDS encoding aspartate 1-decarboxylase — translation MYSTMLKAKLHRASVTHAELDYEGSCAIDSDLLDMAGIHEYEQIHIYNINNGERFVTYAIRAEAGSGIISVNGAAAHKANPQDLVIICTYAGIPQAEVSHYKPKMIYFSEGNKVSRTSNTIPVQAAL, via the coding sequence ATGTATTCAACCATGTTAAAAGCCAAGCTTCATCGAGCCAGCGTGACCCATGCCGAGCTTGATTACGAAGGCTCTTGCGCAATCGACAGCGACTTGTTGGATATGGCGGGTATTCATGAATATGAGCAGATCCATATCTACAATATCAATAATGGTGAGCGCTTCGTGACCTATGCGATACGCGCAGAAGCAGGCTCAGGTATTATTTCTGTTAACGGCGCGGCTGCCCACAAGGCAAACCCACAAGACCTGGTTATTATTTGCACCTATGCCGGCATTCCGCAGGCCGAAGTGTCCCATTATAAACCAAAAATGATCTACTTTTCTGAAGGCAACAAGGTTTCACGCACCAGTAACACTATTCCAGTTCAGGCTGCCCTCTAA
- a CDS encoding ATP-binding cassette domain-containing protein encodes MTPLLTLDNLSLAFGHHPLMDRINLQIEPQARICLVGRNGAGKSSMMKVIAGEILADEGSIWRRDGLKIAYLAQEVPLDDTRSVFDVVAEGLGDASRLITDYHHITHALADDPSERNFNKLTQLQEQLEAIDGWSLEQRVEQTLATLSLNPDDTLDQLSGGMRRRVLLARALVSDPDLLLLDEPTNHLDIESITWIESFLQTFNGALLFITHDRAFLQRLATSIVELDRGQVSLWPGNYENYLLKREERWATEAQQNALFDKKLAQEETWIRQGIKARRTRNEGRVRALKRLRDERYQRIERQGKARIQLDDAARSGKLVVEAEHIGKSFADKLIMKDFSIRIMRGDRIGIIGPNGVGKSTLIKIVLGQLEADEGVVRLGSKLEVAYFDQQRALLDESKTVFDNVGDGSDYVEINGQSRHVMGYLQDFLFVPERARSPVSTLSGGERNRLLLAKLFTRPANLLVMDEPTNDLDVETLELLESLLEAFQGTILLVSHDRAFLDNVVTSTIVYEGEGTWNEYVGGYQDWIHQTKKTAKNEKKPQKQVKIPEVSAVTQASQPVKKLSYKDQRELDQLPERIETLENELERLQVEISNPAFYQQPQDKVNEILNKQPLLEAELEGVFARWEALDEMTR; translated from the coding sequence ATGACCCCACTTCTGACGCTCGACAACCTCTCGCTGGCTTTTGGCCATCACCCGTTAATGGATCGCATTAACCTGCAAATTGAACCACAGGCACGTATCTGCCTAGTGGGGCGTAATGGCGCAGGAAAGTCCAGCATGATGAAGGTGATTGCCGGTGAAATTCTGGCGGATGAAGGCTCCATTTGGCGGCGAGATGGCTTGAAAATAGCCTATTTGGCGCAAGAGGTACCGCTGGATGATACGCGCAGTGTCTTCGATGTGGTTGCTGAGGGGCTGGGGGATGCCAGTCGCCTTATTACCGATTATCACCATATCACCCACGCACTGGCAGACGACCCAAGCGAGCGTAATTTTAATAAGTTAACCCAACTGCAAGAGCAGTTGGAAGCCATTGATGGCTGGAGCTTAGAGCAGCGTGTCGAGCAGACTTTGGCTACACTCTCTCTCAATCCTGATGACACACTCGACCAGCTGTCAGGCGGGATGCGCCGTCGGGTGTTATTGGCACGGGCACTGGTCAGTGATCCCGATCTGTTGCTATTGGATGAGCCAACTAACCATCTCGATATTGAATCGATCACCTGGATCGAAAGCTTTCTACAGACATTTAATGGCGCGTTACTGTTTATTACCCATGACCGTGCTTTTCTGCAACGTCTTGCCACCTCAATTGTTGAACTTGATCGTGGGCAGGTGAGTCTCTGGCCGGGTAATTATGAGAACTACCTGCTCAAGCGTGAAGAGCGTTGGGCGACAGAAGCGCAGCAGAATGCGTTATTTGATAAAAAACTAGCCCAAGAAGAGACTTGGATTCGCCAGGGGATAAAAGCACGCCGCACCCGTAACGAAGGGCGTGTGCGTGCACTCAAACGCCTGCGTGATGAGCGCTATCAGCGCATCGAAAGGCAAGGGAAGGCGCGTATTCAGCTGGATGATGCGGCACGCTCCGGCAAGCTGGTTGTTGAAGCCGAGCATATTGGCAAATCCTTTGCTGACAAGCTGATTATGAAGGATTTCTCAATCCGTATTATGCGTGGCGACCGTATCGGAATTATTGGTCCCAATGGTGTGGGAAAATCCACGCTAATCAAAATAGTGTTGGGACAGCTGGAGGCGGATGAAGGTGTCGTGCGTCTGGGTAGTAAGCTTGAAGTGGCCTATTTTGATCAACAGCGCGCCTTGCTCGATGAGTCGAAGACGGTGTTTGATAATGTAGGTGATGGCAGTGATTACGTTGAGATAAACGGGCAGTCACGCCACGTTATGGGTTATCTGCAAGACTTCCTCTTTGTGCCCGAAAGAGCGCGTTCACCCGTGAGCACGCTCTCTGGTGGAGAGCGCAATCGACTCTTGCTTGCCAAGCTATTTACCCGCCCGGCTAATCTGTTGGTAATGGATGAGCCTACTAATGACCTTGATGTCGAAACATTAGAGCTTTTAGAGTCGCTTCTGGAGGCGTTTCAGGGCACCATTTTGTTGGTAAGCCACGACCGTGCTTTTTTGGATAATGTGGTAACCAGTACCATCGTTTATGAAGGTGAGGGCACCTGGAATGAATATGTAGGTGGTTATCAAGACTGGATACACCAAACTAAAAAAACCGCCAAAAATGAAAAAAAACCACAAAAACAGGTGAAAATTCCGGAAGTTTCTGCCGTGACGCAGGCGAGTCAGCCGGTAAAGAAGCTAAGCTACAAAGATCAACGTGAGCTTGATCAGCTACCCGAGCGTATTGAAACCCTTGAAAATGAACTGGAACGGTTACAGGTCGAAATCAGTAATCCGGCGTTTTATCAGCAGCCTCAAGACAAGGTAAATGAAATACTCAATAAACAACCGCTGCTTGAGGCAGAGCTGGAGGGTGTATTCGCACGCTGGGAAGCGTTGGACGAGATGACGAGGTAG
- the panC gene encoding pantoate--beta-alanine ligase yields the protein MQRVESTATLRALLKQWRQSGDRIAFVPTMGDLHAGHLALVKEAKQHAERVVVSIFVNPLQFGENEDFDHYPRLLERDSEKLKAATVDLLFSPSVAEVYPNGLQGVATVDVPTISGILCGASRPGHFSGVATVVSKLLNMVQPDCALFGEKDFQQLLLIKKLVSDLCFASEIIGVPTCRETDGLAMSSRNRYLSDSQRQQAPVLNKELRKAKKAVAKASFTDFKKIAEQAVIHLNNSGFRVDYFAVRHAADLAEPERDDGEFVILVAAWLGSARLIDNVRVNKGEI from the coding sequence ATGCAGAGGGTGGAGAGCACCGCCACGCTACGGGCATTATTAAAGCAGTGGCGTCAATCGGGAGATCGAATTGCGTTTGTACCCACCATGGGTGACCTTCATGCGGGCCACTTGGCACTGGTAAAAGAGGCCAAACAACACGCAGAGCGCGTGGTGGTCTCTATTTTTGTTAACCCATTACAGTTTGGTGAAAATGAAGACTTTGATCACTACCCACGCCTGCTTGAGCGTGACAGTGAAAAATTAAAAGCGGCGACAGTAGATCTGCTTTTTTCACCCTCTGTTGCAGAGGTTTACCCCAATGGGTTGCAAGGCGTAGCGACGGTCGATGTACCGACGATTAGTGGCATACTTTGCGGAGCTTCCCGTCCTGGTCATTTTAGTGGTGTCGCAACGGTTGTCAGTAAACTGCTGAATATGGTACAGCCTGATTGCGCCCTATTTGGTGAAAAGGATTTTCAGCAGTTGTTGCTGATAAAAAAACTGGTAAGTGACCTCTGTTTTGCGAGTGAAATTATCGGTGTACCGACATGTCGGGAAACGGATGGCTTGGCAATGAGCTCACGCAATCGTTACCTCTCTGATTCACAACGACAGCAGGCTCCAGTGTTAAATAAAGAGCTGCGCAAAGCAAAAAAAGCTGTCGCCAAAGCATCATTCACTGATTTTAAAAAAATAGCCGAACAAGCCGTCATTCATCTAAATAATAGCGGCTTTAGAGTCGACTACTTTGCGGTACGCCATGCCGCTGACCTGGCTGAACCAGAGCGTGATGATGGTGAGTTTGTCATTCTTGTCGCCGCCTGGCTGGGTAGCGCAAGGTTGATTGATAATGTCCGAGTAAACAAGGGTGAGATATAG
- a CDS encoding MFS transporter — protein MLGYLKNRQILSWALYDWANSAYATVIMAGFFPIFFKQYWAGELSTTESSFYLGMANSIASLIVVLLAPILGAIADQGSARKRFLLFFALMGIVMSFALSFVGQGEWLLAVLIYIGACLGFSGSVTFYDALIIDVSSGKSLDKVSAFGFALGYLGGGLLFSICVWMTISPLTFGLADSSEAVRLSFVMVGFWWALFTIPLLLWVKEPVKNKKTGAWSHIVNGLSQLRHTFDEVRKLRVVLLFLVAYWFYIDGVDTIVRMAVDYGLSLGFDQNSLIVALLITQFVGFPAAIAFGWLGEKYGCKLGIQIALVVYMLVTVFAYQMNYVWEFYLLAVVIGLVQGGIQALSRSLYARLIPADKSAEFFGFYNMLGKFAAVIGPLLMGWIALVSESTRLSILSVLILLIVGFALLYFVNIEEGEKNARQL, from the coding sequence GTGCTGGGTTATCTTAAAAATCGTCAAATCCTCTCATGGGCACTGTATGACTGGGCAAACTCTGCTTATGCCACAGTGATTATGGCCGGTTTTTTCCCTATTTTTTTCAAACAGTATTGGGCGGGAGAGTTAAGCACCACCGAGAGTAGCTTCTATCTGGGTATGGCTAACTCAATTGCCAGTCTTATCGTCGTTCTTCTAGCCCCCATACTGGGTGCCATTGCTGATCAAGGCAGTGCCCGTAAGCGTTTTCTTCTCTTCTTCGCCCTGATGGGGATCGTCATGAGCTTTGCCCTCTCGTTTGTAGGGCAGGGTGAGTGGCTGTTGGCGGTGCTGATATATATCGGCGCCTGCCTTGGCTTCTCGGGCAGTGTTACTTTTTACGACGCCTTAATTATTGATGTTTCCAGCGGTAAAAGCTTGGATAAAGTCTCTGCGTTTGGCTTTGCACTGGGCTACCTGGGTGGCGGCCTGCTGTTCTCTATCTGTGTCTGGATGACAATTTCACCGCTCACCTTTGGCCTGGCTGATAGCAGTGAGGCGGTGCGGCTCTCTTTTGTGATGGTTGGATTTTGGTGGGCACTTTTTACAATACCGCTACTACTCTGGGTAAAAGAGCCTGTAAAAAACAAAAAAACAGGTGCCTGGTCCCATATAGTTAATGGCTTGTCGCAACTTCGTCATACTTTTGATGAGGTTAGAAAGCTGCGGGTTGTATTGCTTTTTTTAGTCGCTTATTGGTTCTATATTGATGGTGTCGATACGATTGTGCGTATGGCGGTTGATTATGGATTATCACTGGGGTTTGATCAAAACAGCCTCATTGTCGCACTCTTGATTACCCAATTCGTTGGTTTTCCGGCAGCGATTGCCTTCGGTTGGTTAGGTGAAAAGTACGGTTGCAAGCTCGGAATTCAGATCGCTTTAGTGGTCTATATGCTAGTAACAGTTTTTGCTTATCAGATGAATTATGTGTGGGAATTTTATCTGTTGGCAGTGGTGATTGGTTTAGTTCAGGGGGGGATTCAAGCGCTTAGTCGTTCACTCTATGCTCGGCTTATACCCGCTGATAAAAGTGCCGAATTTTTCGGGTTTTACAATATGTTAGGTAAGTTTGCGGCAGTGATCGGACCTCTGCTAATGGGCTGGATTGCGCTGGTTTCTGAAAGCACCCGACTCTCTATCCTGTCTGTTTTAATATTGTTGATTGTGGGGTTCGCGCTACTCTATTTTGTCAATATTGAAGAGGGTGAAAAGAACGCCCGTCAGTTGTAG